In the genome of Myxococcus stipitatus, one region contains:
- a CDS encoding bifunctional metallophosphatase/5'-nucleotidase: MPQATPRSSLPGARPSVFLLAGAFVTGMFLFAHVGCGGDECQNAADCRDDNGPPASNTEWVCEDKRCVQHSVQVPPADSGTDAGLPDSGPPDSGPPDAGRPDAGTPDSGPTTVRVQVLAFNDFHGQLEEPTGQILSGVAPDGGPVRVNAGGVTYFARHIAALRATNPNTVVVAAGDLIGASPLLSALFHDEPTVEAMNLIGLDLVAVGNHEFDEGSAELLRMQSGGCHPVDGCLDGDGFPGAKFKFLAANVATSVDRTLFPRYDVREFEGVKVAFIGMTLEDTPEMVTPTGVAGLTFKDEVQTVNALVPELRRQGVEAIVVVVHQGGIPAWGSLVNDCKGEGAGGIIAGAIVGLVKGLDDAVDVVVSGHTHQAYNCVIDGKVVTSASSMGQLVTDIDLTLSKATGDVVDARANNVIVTRDVQEVGAVKDLVTKYQGLVTPRANRVIGWVAQTLRTQTDSAGQSTLGFVIADSHLEATKPANMGGAQVAFMNPGGVRADIAQGEVTYGEAFTTQPFGNSLVTLTLTGAQIDQLLEQQWRPSGATLMLLPSAGFTYSFSASAPVGSRVDPASIRINGVPVNLTAEYRVTANSYLAAGADGFPVFADGKNRLGGAVDSDALEAYLKAHSSQASPLPTPALNRITVLP; this comes from the coding sequence ATGCCACAAGCCACACCGCGCTCGTCACTTCCGGGAGCGCGTCCCAGCGTCTTCCTGCTCGCCGGAGCGTTCGTCACCGGCATGTTCCTCTTCGCCCATGTCGGTTGCGGAGGTGACGAGTGCCAGAACGCCGCCGACTGCCGTGACGACAACGGACCGCCGGCTTCGAACACGGAGTGGGTCTGCGAGGACAAGCGCTGTGTGCAGCATTCCGTCCAGGTGCCGCCCGCGGATTCCGGCACGGACGCGGGGCTTCCCGATTCGGGGCCGCCCGACTCGGGGCCGCCCGACGCGGGGAGACCCGACGCGGGGACTCCCGACTCGGGGCCCACCACGGTGCGCGTGCAGGTGCTCGCGTTCAATGACTTCCACGGGCAGCTCGAGGAGCCCACGGGCCAGATTCTGTCGGGCGTGGCCCCTGACGGTGGACCGGTGCGGGTGAACGCGGGCGGCGTGACGTACTTCGCCCGGCACATCGCGGCCCTGCGAGCCACCAATCCCAACACCGTGGTGGTGGCCGCGGGAGACCTCATCGGCGCCTCGCCGCTGCTGTCGGCGCTCTTCCACGACGAGCCCACCGTCGAGGCGATGAACCTGATCGGCCTGGACCTGGTCGCGGTGGGCAACCACGAGTTCGACGAGGGCAGCGCGGAGCTGTTGCGCATGCAGTCGGGCGGCTGCCACCCGGTAGATGGCTGCCTGGACGGGGATGGCTTTCCGGGCGCGAAGTTCAAGTTCCTGGCGGCCAACGTGGCCACGAGTGTGGACCGCACGCTGTTCCCCCGCTACGACGTGCGCGAGTTCGAGGGCGTGAAGGTGGCCTTCATCGGCATGACGTTGGAGGACACGCCGGAAATGGTCACGCCCACGGGCGTGGCGGGGCTCACCTTCAAGGACGAGGTGCAGACGGTGAACGCGTTGGTGCCGGAGCTGCGGCGGCAGGGCGTCGAAGCCATCGTCGTGGTGGTGCACCAGGGCGGAATTCCGGCCTGGGGCTCGCTGGTGAACGACTGCAAGGGCGAGGGGGCGGGCGGCATCATCGCAGGTGCCATCGTGGGCCTGGTCAAAGGGCTCGATGACGCGGTGGACGTCGTCGTCAGCGGCCACACGCATCAGGCCTACAACTGTGTCATCGATGGAAAGGTCGTCACGAGCGCCTCGTCGATGGGGCAGCTCGTCACGGACATCGACCTGACGTTGAGCAAGGCGACGGGCGACGTCGTGGATGCGCGAGCGAACAACGTCATCGTCACTCGCGACGTGCAGGAGGTCGGCGCGGTGAAGGACCTGGTGACGAAGTACCAGGGGCTCGTCACGCCGAGGGCCAACCGGGTCATCGGCTGGGTGGCGCAGACGCTCAGGACTCAGACGGACTCCGCGGGCCAGTCCACCCTGGGCTTCGTCATCGCGGACTCGCATCTGGAGGCGACGAAGCCCGCGAACATGGGTGGGGCGCAGGTGGCCTTCATGAACCCGGGCGGCGTGCGCGCGGACATCGCCCAGGGCGAGGTCACCTACGGCGAGGCCTTCACCACGCAGCCGTTCGGCAACAGCCTGGTCACCCTGACGCTGACGGGCGCGCAAATCGACCAACTGCTGGAGCAGCAGTGGCGGCCATCGGGTGCCACCCTCATGCTGCTTCCCTCGGCGGGCTTCACCTATTCGTTCAGCGCGTCGGCGCCCGTCGGAAGCCGCGTCGACCCGGCGTCCATCCGGATCAACGGCGTGCCCGTGAACCTGACGGCGGAGTACCGCGTCACCGCGAACAGCTACCTCGCGGCTGGCGCTGATGGCTTCCCGGTGTTCGCCGACGGGAAGAACCGGCTGGGTGGCGCCGTGGACAGCGACGCGCTGGAGGCTTACCTGAAGGCCCACAGCAGCCAGGCGAGTCCCTTGCCCACTCCCGCCCTCAATCGCATCACCGTCCTGCCCTAA
- a CDS encoding NAD(P)-dependent oxidoreductase, which yields MNRNKTSQDDHRIAVSVIGLGSMGAAVAGAFLDAGHPTTVWNRTTEKAAPLVARGATQRHDIEAAVAASPLVIACLTTYDATLQVLAPAASALAGRTLVTLSSGTPASARGLAEWARRHDLRFLDGAVKNVPDAVGKPDTLLIYSGDKAVFDEHQAVLKVLGGDTVHLGTEPDLAKLYEMAVGGTLLPALLGFFQGAALVTRRGKRASTLVPYTVKWLRMICSILPSLAEEIDTGDYSKPASSLGLFHEGIPYDHEIGAEGNLDVSWHEPMHALLREAVARGYGEHSISALVELLRKPATTA from the coding sequence ATGAACAGGAACAAGACTTCACAGGATGACCACCGCATCGCGGTGAGCGTCATCGGGCTCGGTTCCATGGGGGCCGCGGTGGCGGGGGCCTTCCTTGACGCCGGGCACCCGACCACGGTGTGGAACCGCACCACCGAGAAGGCCGCTCCGCTGGTGGCGAGGGGCGCCACCCAGCGCCACGACATCGAAGCCGCGGTCGCCGCGAGCCCGCTCGTCATCGCCTGCCTGACGACCTACGACGCCACGCTCCAGGTGCTGGCCCCCGCCGCGTCCGCACTGGCGGGCCGCACGCTCGTCACGCTGAGCTCCGGAACCCCCGCCAGCGCTCGCGGCCTGGCCGAGTGGGCCAGGCGCCATGACCTCCGCTTCCTGGACGGCGCGGTGAAGAACGTCCCGGATGCGGTGGGCAAGCCAGACACCCTCCTCATCTACAGCGGCGACAAGGCGGTCTTCGACGAGCACCAGGCCGTGCTGAAAGTGCTCGGCGGAGACACCGTCCACCTCGGCACCGAACCCGACCTCGCCAAGCTGTACGAGATGGCCGTGGGTGGCACCCTCCTCCCCGCGCTCCTCGGCTTCTTCCAGGGAGCAGCCCTCGTCACACGTCGAGGCAAGCGCGCGAGCACGCTGGTGCCATACACCGTCAAATGGCTGCGGATGATCTGCTCGATATTGCCCTCGCTGGCGGAGGAGATCGACACGGGTGACTACAGCAAGCCCGCTTCATCGCTGGGGCTGTTCCACGAGGGCATCCCCTACGACCATGAGATAGGGGCCGAGGGGAACCTCGACGTCTCGTGGCACGAGCCCATGCACGCGCTGCTTCGCGAGGCCGTCGCGCGGGGCTACGGAGAGCACAGCATCTCCGCCCTCGTCGAATTGCTCAGGAAGCCGGCCACAACAGCCTGA
- a CDS encoding helix-turn-helix domain-containing protein yields the protein MKRRKYTCGLDAAIDVMGGKWKALILWSLQTGTMRFGELRRSVPGLSERVLIAQLKEMEACGLVHREVFHQVPPKVEYSLTELGHSLNTALLPLGEWGEKNMARIEAIARRGQPRS from the coding sequence ATGAAGCGACGCAAGTACACCTGTGGACTGGATGCGGCCATCGACGTGATGGGCGGCAAATGGAAGGCCCTCATCCTGTGGTCATTGCAGACCGGAACGATGCGCTTCGGTGAGCTCAGGCGCTCGGTCCCTGGGCTCAGCGAGAGAGTCCTGATTGCTCAGCTCAAGGAGATGGAAGCCTGCGGGCTGGTCCATCGCGAGGTGTTCCACCAGGTGCCCCCGAAGGTGGAGTATTCGCTGACGGAGCTGGGCCACTCGCTCAACACCGCACTGCTGCCGCTGGGGGAGTGGGGCGAGAAGAACATGGCGCGCATCGAGGCCATCGCACGACGGGGCCAGCCGCGCTCTTGA